A genomic region of Rhodohalobacter sp. 614A contains the following coding sequences:
- a CDS encoding GMC oxidoreductase, with product MLLNLKAKKQNSYDAIVVGTGISGGWAAKELTEKGLNTLVLERGRDVRHIEDYPTAHKDPWELPNADNISAEEAKHYKKQMRTGYTVRESTKHWWVKDTDQPYVEEKRFDWMRGYHVGGRSIMWGRQSYRLSQMDFEANLRDGIAVDWPIRYEDVEKWYDYVEEFAGISGQTEGLPQLPDGKFLPPMELNCVEKVLKESIMDNFGRVLTIGRVANLTAHHNNRGPCMFRDRCIRGCPYGGYFSSNASTLPAAQATGNMTLRPHSIVNSVIYDEESGKATGVRVIDAETLEELEFYANIVFLNASSMNTTMIMLNSKSNRFPNGLGNDSGELGCNVMDHHLGVGASGDIEGFEDRYYWGRRPNGFYIPRYRNLNGNNRDYIRGFGYQGGGSREAWQRGVRELAIGLELKDLLKEPGTWTLGMGGFGEMLPNHNNRVSLSEDKVDKWGQPQLVFDVEFGENEYNMREDMKSDAAEMLEAAGVKNIETHDDPGGPGLGIHEMGTARMGRDPQTSVLNKWNQVHSVKNVFVTDGACMTSAGCQNPSLTYMALTARAANFAVEELKKGNL from the coding sequence ATGTTATTGAATCTCAAAGCTAAAAAGCAAAATAGCTATGATGCTATTGTTGTGGGAACAGGTATCAGTGGTGGCTGGGCTGCAAAAGAACTCACAGAAAAAGGTTTAAACACTCTTGTACTTGAACGAGGCAGGGATGTAAGACATATCGAGGACTATCCCACTGCACACAAAGATCCCTGGGAATTACCCAATGCCGATAATATTTCTGCAGAAGAAGCAAAGCATTATAAAAAGCAGATGCGCACCGGATATACTGTTCGTGAATCCACGAAACACTGGTGGGTGAAGGATACTGACCAACCTTATGTAGAAGAAAAGAGGTTTGATTGGATGCGGGGTTATCACGTAGGCGGACGATCGATTATGTGGGGGCGGCAAAGTTACCGTTTATCACAAATGGATTTTGAAGCAAATCTGCGAGATGGCATCGCTGTGGATTGGCCCATTCGATATGAAGATGTCGAAAAATGGTACGATTATGTTGAAGAATTTGCCGGTATCAGCGGCCAGACTGAGGGACTCCCTCAACTTCCGGATGGTAAATTTCTGCCTCCTATGGAGCTGAATTGTGTGGAAAAAGTTCTCAAAGAATCAATAATGGACAATTTTGGACGGGTTCTTACGATTGGCCGTGTTGCGAATCTTACGGCCCATCATAACAATCGTGGTCCGTGTATGTTCCGGGATCGTTGTATTCGCGGATGTCCTTATGGGGGCTATTTCAGCAGTAATGCATCTACATTGCCGGCTGCTCAAGCCACAGGAAATATGACTCTCCGCCCGCATTCTATTGTGAATTCTGTGATTTATGACGAAGAATCAGGAAAGGCAACTGGAGTTCGGGTGATTGATGCAGAAACACTTGAGGAACTTGAGTTCTATGCAAACATTGTATTTCTCAATGCTTCGAGCATGAACACAACCATGATTATGCTCAATTCCAAATCAAATCGGTTTCCAAACGGTTTGGGAAATGATTCTGGTGAATTGGGATGCAATGTCATGGATCATCATTTGGGCGTAGGGGCCAGTGGCGATATTGAAGGGTTCGAAGACCGCTACTATTGGGGAAGGCGCCCGAACGGATTTTATATTCCGAGATACAGAAATTTGAATGGGAACAACCGGGATTATATTCGTGGTTTCGGATACCAGGGCGGTGGAAGCCGCGAAGCATGGCAGCGTGGCGTTCGTGAATTGGCAATTGGTCTTGAGCTTAAAGATCTCCTGAAAGAGCCCGGAACGTGGACACTCGGTATGGGAGGTTTTGGTGAAATGCTGCCAAATCATAACAACAGGGTTTCCCTTAGTGAAGATAAAGTTGACAAATGGGGGCAACCTCAACTTGTTTTTGATGTAGAGTTCGGAGAAAATGAGTATAATATGCGCGAAGATATGAAAAGCGATGCCGCTGAAATGCTTGAAGCTGCCGGAGTGAAAAATATCGAAACACATGACGATCCCGGCGGACCCGGCCTCGGAATTCACGAAATGGGAACAGCCCGGATGGGACGTGATCCCCAGACTTCCGTTCTCAATAAATGGAATCAGGTTCATTCTGTGAAAAATGTTTTTGTAACCGACGGTGCCTGTATGACCTCAGCAGGCTGTCAAAATCCCTCTTTAACATATATGGCTTTAACTGCCCGCGCAGCAAATTTTGCTGTAGAAGAACTCAAAAAAGGAAATTTGTAA
- a CDS encoding gluconate 2-dehydrogenase subunit 3 family protein: protein MDNTNKIDRKEAIKRTAMIIGGAVFAPNILGILKGCTAQPGVDWNPVLFSNDQARLVTSLADVIIPADEYPSASEAGVPAFIESMINEVYTEEQRNEFLEGLDSFAENSRITLETDFFDSSDERRYEVVYNENQSALEIDRNESASFFLRFKELTILGYFTSEIGASEVLRYEAIPGMYDGCMPFEEIGKTWAV, encoded by the coding sequence ATGGACAACACCAATAAAATTGACAGAAAAGAAGCAATCAAACGAACCGCAATGATTATCGGTGGTGCAGTTTTTGCTCCCAATATTTTAGGCATTTTGAAAGGTTGTACAGCTCAGCCGGGCGTAGACTGGAATCCGGTTCTGTTCTCCAATGATCAGGCAAGATTAGTCACTTCTCTGGCAGATGTCATTATTCCAGCCGATGAATATCCTTCTGCAAGCGAAGCCGGCGTTCCCGCTTTTATTGAATCCATGATAAATGAGGTTTACACAGAAGAACAGCGAAATGAATTTCTTGAAGGATTAGATAGCTTTGCTGAAAATTCTCGCATCACGCTGGAAACGGATTTTTTTGACTCATCGGATGAAAGACGTTACGAAGTTGTCTACAACGAAAATCAAAGTGCTTTAGAAATTGACAGGAATGAAAGTGCGTCATTCTTTCTTCGATTCAAGGAATTGACCATACTTGGCTATTTCACTTCTGAAATTGGTGCTTCTGAAGTCCTGCGTTATGAAGCCATTCCGGGAATGTATGATGGCTGTATGCCATTTGAAGAGATTGGAAAAACCTGGGCTGTTTAA
- a CDS encoding TlpA family protein disulfide reductase, translating to MRIDPKYFNRFIAICALITAVVIIYSTIRYSQRQVTGFESNVSEILPDTLSFRSFSAQDSLHLNTIENRPVIIHFWSTWSDKSIEVGEFLNSYSNDHNSLVVIAAAVRDGDELVKEYIAQHPKPFHFVEGTDVYQSLLAPGMPTQIFINRKKEIFDIHVGNDTMEIEKKLNLLLSGE from the coding sequence ATGAGGATAGACCCAAAATATTTTAATCGCTTCATCGCTATCTGTGCACTGATAACGGCCGTCGTTATCATATATAGTACTATTCGTTATTCACAGCGCCAGGTAACCGGTTTTGAAAGTAACGTTTCTGAAATTCTACCCGATACGCTCTCATTTCGCTCATTTTCTGCTCAGGATAGTTTACATCTGAACACGATTGAAAACCGTCCGGTAATCATTCATTTTTGGTCCACATGGTCTGACAAGTCCATAGAAGTGGGTGAGTTTCTGAATAGTTATTCAAATGATCACAATTCCCTGGTTGTGATTGCAGCCGCCGTTAGAGATGGAGATGAACTTGTGAAAGAATATATCGCTCAACATCCAAAGCCTTTCCATTTTGTTGAAGGAACCGATGTTTATCAATCTCTGCTTGCTCCGGGAATGCCAACCCAGATTTTCATCAACAGAAAGAAAGAGATTTTTGATATTCATGTTGGGAATGATACGATGGAAATCGAAAAAAAATTAAATCTTCTCTTGTCTGGTGAGTAA
- a CDS encoding aminotransferase class IV, producing the protein MSNSMNDIILNGELISEAEATIPAVTSGLYYGAGAFETFLSENGEIFKYNEHIKRLNAALKYLGLSKNMLIDADSVLGQIKKLLQKNNLLDEKARIRIQVSLSEKPGYSGKDEASVLTIISASGCKKPVSPQHLVLSDTSVVPSSARPTQFKLSNMLHYRQAFREAEKKEADDAILLTIGGFVAETSIANIFWLKDGDVYTPSKECDILPGIMRKSIVYILREELGYEVNEGKYSMDELLIADAVWLTNSAIDFVPVSKIEGISFDITNGLFSDLSKQLSDYKKENMIHV; encoded by the coding sequence GTGAGTAATTCCATGAATGATATCATTCTTAATGGAGAACTTATTTCTGAAGCGGAAGCAACAATTCCGGCCGTAACTTCCGGGCTTTATTATGGTGCTGGAGCATTTGAAACTTTTCTAAGCGAAAATGGAGAAATCTTCAAGTACAATGAGCATATAAAAAGACTCAATGCCGCTCTCAAATACCTGGGTTTGTCCAAAAATATGTTAATCGACGCTGATTCGGTTTTAGGCCAGATCAAAAAACTTTTACAAAAGAATAACTTGTTGGATGAAAAAGCCAGAATTCGAATTCAGGTTTCCTTATCCGAGAAACCGGGATATTCAGGGAAGGATGAAGCATCGGTTCTTACCATTATTTCTGCTTCTGGATGTAAAAAACCTGTCTCCCCACAGCATTTAGTTTTATCGGATACGAGTGTTGTTCCGTCTTCAGCAAGGCCCACACAGTTCAAATTGAGCAATATGCTGCACTACAGACAGGCATTCAGGGAAGCTGAAAAAAAAGAAGCAGATGATGCAATTCTGCTCACGATTGGAGGATTTGTAGCCGAAACGTCCATTGCCAATATCTTTTGGTTGAAAGATGGGGATGTTTACACTCCATCAAAAGAATGCGATATTCTGCCCGGAATTATGCGAAAATCAATTGTATATATTCTTCGCGAAGAGTTGGGATACGAAGTTAATGAGGGGAAATATAGCATGGATGAGCTTTTGATAGCAGATGCCGTTTGGCTTACCAATAGTGCGATTGATTTTGTGCCGGTGAGCAAAATTGAAGGAATATCATTCGATATTACGAACGGACTTTTTTCTGATTTGAGTAAGCAATTATCGGACTATAAAAAGGAGAACATGATTCATGTCTGA
- a CDS encoding bifunctional folylpolyglutamate synthase/dihydrofolate synthase translates to MSDSLEKIKRVEEYLDSIPKFSKAGKSAANFNLARMNEFCKRMGNPQNDFKSIHIGGTNGKGTVCRMTASVYQQAGYKVGLYTSPHLLNVRERFQVNAQQIKSDLLLDFFDEYGPFIQESNFTYFEITTAIAFWFFSKKEVDIAILEVGLGGRLDATNVVNPEVSAITSIGLDHTDILGDTIEAIAFEKAGIIKKERPVVIGNLPDEAEAVVRSVAESHHSNILKGADLQAVSENQKIHLRGIHPMVTIDAKNWKKIDAQNVAIVYKIVETLTSVFPIKMDTFAEGIERVHTRFLNHAVFEELSTEKKWYFDGAHNEQSVKTLINHLLELAPANRWSVVLSFMGDKLNAKIAELWNNFPNIYLYEMEGQRSATIETMKSYFPSARVIQNHNFLHSDHFKSELVIFSGSFYFYNIVSNWMGAIASADQKNPSAL, encoded by the coding sequence ATGTCTGACTCCCTCGAAAAAATCAAAAGGGTAGAGGAGTACCTGGATTCCATTCCGAAATTTAGTAAAGCGGGAAAATCTGCAGCCAATTTTAATCTGGCAAGGATGAATGAGTTTTGCAAGCGGATGGGCAACCCTCAAAATGACTTCAAATCCATTCACATTGGTGGAACGAATGGGAAAGGAACCGTCTGCAGAATGACCGCCTCCGTCTATCAACAGGCTGGTTATAAAGTTGGACTATATACATCACCTCATTTGTTGAATGTTCGGGAAAGGTTCCAGGTGAATGCCCAACAAATTAAAAGCGATCTTCTGTTAGATTTTTTTGATGAATATGGTCCTTTCATTCAGGAATCAAACTTTACATACTTTGAAATTACAACGGCCATTGCTTTCTGGTTCTTTTCAAAAAAAGAAGTGGATATTGCCATTCTGGAAGTGGGCTTAGGTGGCCGTCTTGACGCTACCAATGTTGTCAATCCGGAAGTTAGTGCAATTACATCGATTGGGCTTGATCATACAGATATTCTGGGCGATACCATTGAAGCCATCGCATTTGAAAAGGCCGGCATCATCAAAAAAGAGCGACCGGTTGTTATTGGAAATTTGCCGGATGAAGCGGAAGCGGTTGTGCGTTCTGTAGCAGAGTCGCATCATTCAAACATTTTGAAAGGAGCTGACCTTCAGGCTGTTTCTGAGAATCAAAAAATTCACCTTCGGGGAATCCATCCAATGGTTACGATAGATGCAAAAAATTGGAAGAAAATTGATGCTCAGAATGTTGCAATTGTCTATAAAATTGTTGAGACTTTAACTTCAGTTTTTCCAATAAAAATGGATACCTTTGCTGAAGGCATTGAACGTGTTCACACGCGGTTTTTGAATCATGCCGTTTTTGAAGAATTATCTACAGAAAAAAAATGGTATTTTGACGGCGCTCATAACGAACAGTCTGTTAAAACGTTGATTAATCACTTATTGGAGTTGGCACCTGCAAATCGATGGTCGGTGGTATTAAGTTTCATGGGGGATAAGCTAAATGCAAAAATTGCAGAGCTATGGAACAATTTCCCCAATATTTACCTCTATGAAATGGAAGGGCAACGCTCCGCTACCATTGAGACAATGAAAAGTTATTTTCCATCAGCAAGAGTGATTCAAAACCATAATTTTTTGCACTCAGATCATTTTAAATCAGAATTAGTAATTTTTAGCGGAAGTTTTTACTTTTACAATATAGTCAGCAATTGGATGGGTGCCATAGCTTCTGCTGATCAAAAAAATCCTTCCGCACTTTAA